The sequence below is a genomic window from Oreochromis niloticus isolate F11D_XX linkage group LG3, O_niloticus_UMD_NMBU, whole genome shotgun sequence.
gtttttgttttttaaatgaacctTCAATGGCTCTGTAAAACTTTTAGGGGTGAGGGATGTTTGACTGGACGCTTAAATCTTGCTGGTCAATGCTGGAAGTGCTACACAGTTAAACGTATTATACTTATTTTATTAATGTACAAATGCAGTTATCAGTTCAAAGATGTTACAATTCCACGTCCTAGAAACGACAATGGCAGCTATATTCACTTTATAGAGTCACTTTATTCTATTATATTCAACTTTTTCTATTTTGtgtacatttttactttttgtttgtttttttacttatcTGGCAATTTCATGGAAACTTATACTACTGAGCTactgatgtttttatttaccTCCATATAGTATTTTATTGATCTATTCTAAGTAATTTAAGGTATTCTTTTATTGTTGTAAGACAGGAACATCGATTTAAGGTTAAATAAAGTAGATAGTGTCTTATCTCATTTTTCACATAGTTATCTGTGTAATAAGTGACTCAAGAAGAAGTAGTAGTAGTTCAGGTTATAAACCTGACTTTAAGTTTGTACAGTCGAGGTTTTGGTTTTAATGTTTATAAACCTTTTAGTTTTCAGACGACCTCTGATTGAATTCCTAATGTTAATCAAATTGAagacttacatttttttcagtttttagaaATTTCTATCTAACagttaataaataaactgtaaacattttattttcataataaCTTCTTGTTTGAGTAATCCTGTCTCATGAGACTGGTTATAAAACATTCACATGGCGCTgctcacacacaggtgatgtcAGACATGCAGCCCTGTGTGAAGTGTTGTTAGAAAGGTAACAAACTCAGGAGGAATTTTTCAGCACGCATAGTTTTGCTCGATCTGGGCAGGTTAAATCTCCACTGTAGGTTTACAAGtgcacattttaatttaaaagtaaATCGATGAATGAATCCTTGTAATTTCAAATAACTTATAAATCAGTATCAAAATATGAACTCAGATTCATAAAATATTCATGTTCTTTTCTAATGCTGGcccagtttttatgtttttaaacataaGTTTAATGCTCATTTTGTTATTTGACAAACTAAGTCTTGCTTCTTGAATGAGGAAGGACGTTTGAGGTTTATCAGACGTTATGATACTGATCCTGAAGGTGAAGACTTGAAATGGCGGCATTTATCCCGGGCGGCGTGCTGTCAGAATGTGTCGGCAGCTGTGAGTTCACacgctgtgtttgtgtgggtgtgtcgGCTTAGCAGGGAGTGTCGTCCTCAGGTTACTAAAGGGCACATTCTCTGGAGTCATGTGTGCTTCCTAGTGTAGGTGTGTATATACCTGTATTACTGACATTGTGGGGACATAAGTGTGTTTACTGTCACTGTGTCAGGACTTAATGTCGTAAGAGGAACCGGAaggaccctgaattggataagcagaaaagGGTTGGGTGGATGGTAGAGGTCTGCTTTTAAGGGagttaggtgtgtgtgtgcgtgcgagCTGGTATTACCAGCATTGTGGGGACCAGAACTCCTACCTGTGTTGTACAACATTGCATTTAAAGATTAATCTGTGCTTCTGTGTTGAACCCATGTAGAGCCTCTACACAAGCAGCCAATGCTGTTACAAGTGTATCATTTTCAATTTCAgataaagcagaaaaaagaagCAGCGAGAAATTTGTAGAGGAAATGACATTAGACAAATAACTGTGTCAATGCAACACATAGTTACGTTTCTGGGCTCAagttatggtgtgtgtgtgtgtgtgtgtgtgttggtcagagagagagatgcaCTTCAGTGACCCTGCTGAACTTGCTGAACTTGCTGAACTCGCAGAGATAAGAGCATTCCCGAGGCAGAGTTGCAGCTCGTAGGTTCAGACCCTCTTTAAAAATTCCTTTGATTTGTTGATTGAGGGTTGTGACTAAACACTGCTGCTCACTAGACGGCACAATATAGACCTGGATTACAGATGAGGGCACCAACATGAAGCAAACCCACTCCGCAGGTGGAGCGTAAAGCTCAGTGAATGAAAGGAGAGTTCTTGAAACTCAATCTTGTTCCTGGAGAGTCAGCTCAAAAACTTTATCTGATGGATGTATCTAAATTGAGAAGGGCAGATGCTGTATGTATATCTGATTATTGTTATCTAAACTCTAATGTAATCTGAGTCTGACACGCTCGACATTTCTATCttagtttctgtttttgtagCATACATTAATCCACTGCAGACGTACCAAGTGAAACTGTTTGGGTTATGTAGGCAAACTGATGCAGGTCTATGTAAGATCCTTACTGATAACTCTTCCCTGACAGAGCTTTCAGTAAAATTCTGAGGTGTAGATATTTTTTACTCAtggtcttctttttttcaggtTTATGCTGGTTACCTGCTgtctctgtgacatcactgcAAATACTGTCGTTAATACCACCTGGTTTGCAGACCAAGGAGCTGAATCACTGCTGACAATCTGACTTATCTTACTTCACAAACTGACAATTTGACACAGAAGCTCACTCTTGTGAGTGGTTGAAGAATTCATTAAACTTTTTCACACAGATCAGAGAACTTATTTGCCAAAGACTTCAATGGCGGCATCAGAACTGATACAGGAAGATGATGATAACTGCATAGAAGTGATTTCAGCAGATTCGCCTTCACCTCCTCAGTCTACTAAGGTGCCCAACCATAACCCAACCCACCACATCTCCCGGGCACCTCCTTCTGAGGACGTTCTCGATGGTGATGGTGATGGCAAATGCAAACGTGAGCGCAGAAAAATTACTGAAGTGCTGAAAGAGAACCAGCTGATAAACTCGCTGTGCAACAAGATCCGGCAACGCTGCGACTACGACCAGATAACCAAGGAGTCAGACAACCCTCTCCCTAAAGAGTGGTGGAAAACGGGTGTGTCCTTTATTTACGCCTTCTTCGCCCTGGTGTTAAACGCTGTCATAATCGTTATCATCCACGAGCGGGTGCCAGACACGTCTGTGAGTCCGCCGCTTCCTGACAAGTTCTTCGACTACATTGACAGAGTGCCCTGGGCCTTCAAAGCAACAGAGGCCTGTGGCTTGACTCTCTGTGGATTGTGGTTGGTCCAGTGGCTGGCACTTAAACACAGGTAATACTAAGGATTGAAGGTGTACTAACAATCGTACTGCACCCAAGCCCAATTCCCTTCCCTTATATAGTAAACTTCAGTGTGACTTAGCATCTCGACTGCCCTCTATCTTTTAAACTCACATTCTTGCAGAGCACAAGTTTCACAGTGTCATGCATTACGCGGTTTAATTGTAGTTGACGGAGCGTTAGTGAGGCATGCTCCAGTGCATTTAGCAATCACTACAGGGATTTTCCGACAGAGAAAGTTTTCCCTCATCTCCTGATCGCAAGGGTGTTTTGATCTGTGGCAAAGGCAAGTCACTAATTCCtaacttgttgtttttgtcagcATCTCTGCTTATGCTAGTGAATTATGTTTAATTACCTTGTGGTCATGTTAGAAACACATAAAATGCTGGGAGTTTTTCATCATGGGTCCCCACTCTCTATTGTAGTCAATTTTATTTCTCCCTCAGATTTTTGCACTACTTAATAAatgaactggttcttatatacaGTGTTCCCCCAGTTATCCCGGGGGTTACGTAGTGCTTTTCCACTCAAAAGGGTTCAGTTTCTTGCCAAACTGTCCTTTGGCACACGGACTGGAATCTCActgaaaaaacacttttatgtTATGGCAGAGCGATCGTGGCTCGGCGGTGTTTCTTCATGATTGCGACGCTCTACCTGTATCGCTGCATCACCATGTACATCACCACCCTGCCGGTACCTGGAAAACACTTAGAGTGCGCGCCAAAGGTATGTAAAGGTGCACCTAAGTACACTCACCTGTTCACTATTCACCCTTCTTCAGTTAAAGATCATTTGTCCTCTCCATGCAGCTCTACAACGATGTGACGGAGAAAATGTGGCGGATTCTCCGGATGGTCTCAGGAGGAGGTAAAACTAGATTTATAAAATATGTACAGTAAGTTTTTAGTATTTGGCTTGTAGCTGGACACTGATTCACAGGAAACACTAGTGTATTCAAGCACCGGACACTGCTGCATTGCACTGTGGCAtaaacagcagtgatcagtggTTGGTGATTAGGGCATCTGAGATTGATCATTAGTGGGTTTTATTCGTACAAAAGGAGTACTGATGTAACATTTATGCTCACTCACACTCAGGTGCCTCGTTTCCACCACCAACAATTATCAACGTCAGCTAAGGTTACATTAGAAAACGAGTCCACTTAACATTAATGTGCAGAGTTCTGCATCTTTCTTAATCATGTGAAATGAATAattatttaaacttaaaatgctgtatttctttttgtcttcagGTTTGAACGTGACCGGCTCTCACATCTTGTGTGGAGACTATTTGTACAGCGGTCACACCATCATGCTGAGGCTGTCCTACCTCTTCATCAAGGAGTGTGAGTTACCGCACacctatttatttttacatgatCACACACATTGATATGCAACTTATCACGAATAAACTCATGTCGATGTTAAATAATAGACACTTGGCTTCACATTACCCTGATTACTACTTAGCCGTAGTATTAAACTAATTTGTGCATGTTGCTTTATTAATATTccctgtttgtgttcagactgcCCCCCCAGGTTCTGGTGGTATCGTTGGTTCTGCTTTTTCCTGAGCATATTTGGACTCATCTGCATCCTCCTTGGCCACGAACACTACAGCATTGACGTGGTGGTTGCATACTTTGTCGTCAACTGGACCTTCCGGTGGTACTACGCCATGCTGGAATCACATGTGAGTAGGCCGATAGGACATAGTATATATAATTtgttatacatttttatatacacTTTTTATTtggaatgtgtttgtgttgggtCATCTTGTTTTGGCCCATTGTTATTTCACTGTGTCAAGTATTATTACATTaagataaagataaataaagagtTTTAAACTCATACCATAGCTGCATCTACTAAAAATATCGGACAAGTTCAAATCCGAGTGACTTCAAAATTGACTGAAAACAACAACTGTTTCTTCTCTTCTAACTTCTGGTGCTCTGTCAGGTACACAATCAGGAACCCAACAAGTACCTGACTAGGACCTGGTGGAACCGGATCTTCAAATTCCTGGAAGGGAACGTCAAGGCCACTGTCCCCGTTGAGTTTGGGTGGCCGGTGCCCATCCCTACTACCTCATGCAGACGGAGATACAGTATAGTGGACAGGTATGATAGTTAAGTGAGGACTAAGAGGAGGGGAGATAAGTGACCTGATGACAGCAGCATCTGTCCTCCCTGACTCCTGAAGAAGACGAATGGACAGAGGTGGACATGAGACTTTACTttcagattatttatttattggaatCAGCATTTTTCTATTGAGGAAGAGGACTCACAGGAGGAAGAGACAGTGCGTTTATATTATTAACATCATCTGGTATAGAGTCATTAAAGTTGGTGCCGCTAGCTACATGCTAGCTCTTTATcagaaacaacatttttaatgtctTCAGCATCCATGATGTAAACCTGCCAACAAGAAAAAACACTGTTCTTTTGtaagctagtctgagagtggtGCCAAAGCTAAACCTCTAAGCTGTGTTGTATTTTCAGTCTGCATTGTTGCTAACTGTGCTAACTATATATTTGGGGTATACTTAAGGAAAATGAAGCTGCACATACAAAAGAGACTAAATCTAAACTAGCTGTGTTGTTGTTTCTGGATGTGCAACCTCCCACAAAATAAAACCCTTAAGTATTACAGTTCATTCTGGCTGTGGTGGTTTACAGTAGTTTGACTTCAAATTCTCAGTGCTAGCTCCAGGCGGGTCCTTATCAGTGTGAATTAATGTGTTCTTGTAGCTTTATGTTcttgattgttgttgttgtttaagttATGTTTTCAAGTCTGAATGTTAAGTGTTAAGGCACTGAGTTAATGgtgggttttttaaaaaacaatgccATATCAATCAGTGAAAGAAAACCTTCCTGCAAACTTTGATTCTACCTAATGTACCTAGTAAAGCGTTAATAATGAAGGTCGTTGTGCCATAAAGCTCCACaattttataaaaatgtttcttcacATTTTGCTCATGTTGACTTGAACACACTGTCACAATCACGTTTGCTTTGATaataaaagatttattttgaGCACAGAGCAGTTTACTAGTGTTAAATATTCCTGTTTTAAGATGAACTACTACATACAATGCACATATACAGCTTCTGTATAATGTTCAGTTTCAGCAGATTTGTGTGATTCATGGTACAAAGTCATCTTTACAGTATTTATATTATATGGACATGAGGTAGCGTCCGTGTTCTTCATCTCTctggaggaaagaaaaaaaagctcctGTCTCTTTAAGGCCCACGTCCTTAAAAGTCCTTAAAAGCCAACTTTCAGAATCATTCACTGCTTGTGagctgtatttattcttatcgTCACACTGACGACAACAACAGCCAGATGTTGTCACCTTAAATAAACTGTAGGTTACTTgttaaaatgctgcaaaactgaacAAAAGAAGCCTCAGACATGTCAAAAATGTGAAAGGAAATTCAATGTGAATGCTTGTCATTTCAATTTTTATCATGTTTTCATCCAGGTTTGGCTCAGGACTTTTTCTAAAAagtttggttttattttcttatttgctCACTTTTATTCTCTGTAAGTCAGAAAACCAGCATTGCAGTATCAGGAAGAACTGAGTTGTTGTGTTGTGATATCAGTGTTAATTGTTCTGACCATCATGGCttttaagttaaaataaaaacttaatAATATGCGAACTAGGCAGTTATCAGCTGTAAATTCATAAATCTTTCAGGAAAAGATtgcagaggttgtttggtttagTGACATTGTTTAGCGTGTTACGGTCATAACTTAAGATAAAGATTTATGATTGGAAAATAGAAATAGAAGTGTATTGATGAATGTTCAATCATCCACATAAGGAAATCTCAAAGTTTATTcctgacgaaacgtttctctcactgaaaacactacgtccactTTTTGGGATAAAAATTAAACTACTTAACAGTTTAAGCAGAGATAAAAACTAAATAAGTTGAGCAGTCGTTTCATAAGGATTCAAGTCATTTTCTCAGTGGgtttcaattttaaaaaaaaatttaaaaaaatccgaggatttattttaattttgactATTTTGGGGGCACCAATAAGCCTACATACACAATGACGTTACTGCTACGTGCCCATAGTAGTGTTGTTTGGTCTGTTCGTGCTGTTGACATACTGGTAAACTACATTTAGTTTAGGTGCTATGATGATTAACCTAAGATATACCTGTGCGCCACTCCTCATCGTGTAGGAGGAGTTCACagccaaagaaacaaacacgCAGACAGAAAAGTCACGCATGTCATTTTATTACATTGTAGTTGTTTGTCATTGTGTGATTATTcctcccccaccccccacccctgtCCCTTCAGAGCTCTCATCCAGCATTAAGAGTCCAGCTGcagtaaacaaacagaaaagatatgtagatatttaacAGAAAATAGTTTTACACACATGGTTAAAATCTCAGCTTTTATGAGTTTATTCACAGTAATTATTTCATACTAGACCCCAGTGTATCACTTTTATAGTTTAAAGAAACTTT
It includes:
- the sgms2b gene encoding phosphatidylcholine:ceramide cholinephosphotransferase 2, whose product is MAASELIQEDDDNCIEVISADSPSPPQSTKVPNHNPTHHISRAPPSEDVLDGDGDGKCKRERRKITEVLKENQLINSLCNKIRQRCDYDQITKESDNPLPKEWWKTGVSFIYAFFALVLNAVIIVIIHERVPDTSVSPPLPDKFFDYIDRVPWAFKATEACGLTLCGLWLVQWLALKHRAIVARRCFFMIATLYLYRCITMYITTLPVPGKHLECAPKLYNDVTEKMWRILRMVSGGGLNVTGSHILCGDYLYSGHTIMLRLSYLFIKEYCPPRFWWYRWFCFFLSIFGLICILLGHEHYSIDVVVAYFVVNWTFRWYYAMLESHVHNQEPNKYLTRTWWNRIFKFLEGNVKATVPVEFGWPVPIPTTSCRRRYSIVDRYDS